The DNA region TGTTCAAAGCTCGCCTTCTCGCGCTGCCGGATGGCCATGACGCGCGACAGGTCCACTTCAAAAACGCTGTGCACGTGCGCGCTGGTGCGCTTCGACTGCACCATGCGCTCCGCGATTTTCTTACGCATCGCCGACATCGGCATCACTTCGCCGGGAATGGCGATGGGCTGCTGCGACGGCATCGCCGGGGCCGCGGATCCGGGCTGGTACGCCGGCGCGCTCGCCGCCGGGCGTTGGGCGGGGTGCTCGACGAAGCGGACGATGTCTTCCTTCGTGATCCGTCCGCCGAGGCCGGTGCCCTGCACCTGGTTCAGATCAATGCTGTTCTCGCGCGCGATGCGGCGCACCAGCGGCGACGACCGTATCCGTTCGCCTTCTTCGCCCTGCCCGTGCGGGAATTGCAGGACCGTGGACTCGTCCTCCTGCTCTTCGCCGGCGGTTGTCTTCGCGGCGGTTTTCGCGGGCTCCGGCGCGCGCTGCGCGGCTTCGGGTTTCGCAGTTGCCGGCGCGGCGGCCTGGGGTTGCGGCGCTGCGGCGGGCGCGCCCGCAGCTTCGCCCTCGGCGGCGATCGTCCCCACCACCGTGTTCACTTGCACGGTCGTGCCTTCGGGAACCTTGATCTCCTTCAACACGCCCGCCGTCGGCGACGGAATCTCGGCATCAACCTTGTCGGTGGAAATTTCAAACAGCGGTTCGTCACGCGACACCTTATCGCCCGGCTTCTTCAGCCACTTGGTGATGGTGCCTTCAAAAATCGATTCCCCCATCTGGGGCATGACAACGTCAGTCGGCATCGTCGTCCTTCTTTCGCAAAATCAGAGCGGGATCACCGCTACA from Terriglobia bacterium includes:
- the sucB gene encoding 2-oxoglutarate dehydrogenase, E2 component, dihydrolipoamide succinyltransferase — translated: MPTDVVMPQMGESIFEGTITKWLKKPGDKVSRDEPLFEISTDKVDAEIPSPTAGVLKEIKVPEGTTVQVNTVVGTIAAEGEAAGAPAAAPQPQAAAPATAKPEAAQRAPEPAKTAAKTTAGEEQEDESTVLQFPHGQGEEGERIRSSPLVRRIARENSIDLNQVQGTGLGGRITKEDIVRFVEHPAQRPAASAPAYQPGSAAPAMPSQQPIAIPGEVMPMSAMRKKIAERMVQSKRTSAHVHSVFEVDLSRVMAIRQREKASFEQRTGTRLTMMPFFCRAAIESIRNWPIVNASVEGDNLHYHRNVNLGIAVALDWGLIVPVIKRAEELNFLGIQRAIIDLAERARSKKLLPDEVAGGTFTVTNPGSYGQMFGLPIIMQPQVAILGVGSIKKQPVVISDENAGDSIAIRSICHIILGYDHRVIDGAVGDQFLRDVARYLENWNEPLG